In the Fusarium oxysporum f. sp. lycopersici 4287 chromosome 9, whole genome shotgun sequence genome, one interval contains:
- a CDS encoding hypothetical protein (At least one base has a quality score < 10), translating into MARRQHLTLTFILVLGVFFTLSYFFSGPSRSILPKYQNDVELPLKEAPRSEFAADLGALPAGLLDGNSIAPKLENATLKAELGHATWKFLHTMMARFPDKPTKDDRMALETFMHKFARLCNLRPVYGAFPKASRPVSATDQQPQRSGWMAGFAHNIVNERVHKPLFDCENIGDFL; encoded by the exons ATGGCTCGTCGACAGCATTTAACACTGACCTTTATTCTGGTCCTTGGAGTCTTCTTTACCTTATCCTATTTCTTCTCCGGACCCTCGCGCAGTATTCTTCCTAAATACCAAAATGATGTTGAACTGCCCCTGAAAGAAGCCCCTCGATCTGAGTTCGCTGCTGACCTCGGCGCTCTGCCTGCTGGTCTCCTCGATGGCAACTCTATTGCGCCTAAGCTAGAGAACGCGACGTTGAA GGCTGAACTTGGCCACGCGACGTGGAAGTTTCTTCATACGATGATGGCACGATTCCCCGATAAGCCAACCAAGGACGATCGAATGGCTCTCGAGACCTTCATGCACAAATTCGCCCGACTGTGTAACTTGCGGCCAGTGTACGGCGCATTTCCAAAAGCTTCTCGCCCAGTATCCGCCACAGACCAGCAGCCGCAACGCAGCGGCTGGATGGCTGGCTTCGCCCACAACATTGTCAACGAGAGAGTACACAAGCCTCTCTTTGACTGCGAAAATATTGGCGACTTTTTATGA
- a CDS encoding proteasome component PRE3 gives MEFGNAGVLNEDGIHVDMDRLKKGEVNLGTSIMAVTFKDGVILGADSRTTTGAYIANRVTDKLTRVHDTIWCCRSGSAADTQAVADIVQYQLGLFAMTNGKPPMTQTAASIFQEICYANKDRLSAGLIIAGWDERFGGQVYSIPLGGSLHKQSYAIGGSGSTYIYGYCDANWREGMEKDDAVNFVKGALREAIKWDGSSGGVIRMVVLTKDGADRHLYLPDTDYAVRHE, from the exons ATGGAGTTCGGTAACGCTGGAGTATTGAACGAGG ATGGTATCCATGTTGATATGGATCGCCtgaagaagggagaggtCAA CCTGGGAACCTCGAT TATGGCGGTTACTTTCAAGGACGGTGTCATTCTTG GTGCGGATTCGCGAACAACGACCGGTGCCTATATCGCAAACCGAGTGACAGACAAGTTGACGAGAGTACATGACACTATCTGGTGCTGCCGATCTGGTTCAGCTGCCGACACACAGGCTGTTGCCGATATTGTTCAATACCAGCTCGGACTCTTTGCCATGACCAATGGCAAGCCCCCCATGACACAGACTGCTGCGTCAATCTTCCAGGAGATCTGCTACGCCAACAAGGACCGACTGTC GGCTGGTCTCATCATTGCTGGTTGGGATGAGAGATTCGGTGGCCAAGTTTACTCTATTCCCCTGGGCGGTTCCCTTCACAAGCAATCTTATGCTATCGGCGGTTCAGGATCGACTTACATCTATGGTTACTGTGATGCCAACTGGCGAGAGGGCatggagaaggatgatgCAGTCAACTTCGTCAAGGGAGCCTTGAGGGAGGCCATCAAGTGGGACGGTAGCTCTGGTGGTGTCATTCGTATGGTCGTCCTCACCAAGGACGGCGCGGACCGACACTTGTATCTCCCTGATACCGACTACGCCGTGCGGCACGAGTAA
- a CDS encoding hypothetical protein (At least one base has a quality score < 10) produces the protein MAAVIGDIISDTSYPHTMIANPSLQHHHSHDSSSSYRSGSRSRRSTTPRAQRTAELADFSSNHSSATWSHAPASAPASESTSTPVPAGHETAHVSATGGASRFPSPPPSSSPAAATGPAYADDAKSPSMASDARDSGPLGHASQPDPISHNSSAQQPSPASDDFQIPNPSFPLSGASSQPPVQTVIHIRDLAHIQSLASADLLSGNGGSGILNDPPLQQMKYEISGMPIGDIIEMVAALLTKITTTNDLQHDAMQRNVAHQQQANQSGDTSGSSISSLNHSVLAFHGKNVPAITILSYLSRIHKYCPTTYEVFLSLLVYFDRMTERVNDMVTKNEENRRQTRSQQPNATSPQDTPMRGEGMDVDESDSDLADDDDEEMADSTRPSRTSSHKGAATPTEYSGIAAATYFVVDSFNIHRLIISGVTCASKFFSDVFYTNSRYAKGWWSAFGLN, from the exons ATGGCCGCTGTGATCGGCGACATCATCTCAGACACCTCATATCCTCATACCATGATTGCCAACCCCTcccttcaacatcatcactcACACgactcttcctcttcttatCGATCCGGCAGCCGATCACGACGCTCCACTACCCCGCGAGCGCAGCGTACAGCAGAACTCGCCGACTTCAGCAGCAACCACAGCTCTGCGACGTGGTCACACGCGCCTGCATCTGCACCGGCTTCAGAGTCAACTTCTACTCCAGTGCCTGCGGGTCACGAAACCGCCCACGTGTCGGCCACTGGCGGAGCCTCACGCTTCCCCTCCCCGCctccatcctcatcgccCGCTGCTGCCACCGGCCCTGCTTATGCCGATGATGCAAAGAGTCCGTCTATGGCATCTGACGCGAGGGACTCTGGTCCCCTAGGTCACGCTTCCCAGCCCGACCCAATTTCTCACAACTCTTCTGCTCAACAGCCATCTCCTGCATCCGACGACTTCCAAATACCCAacccttcttttcctctctcTGGCGCATCGTCGCAACCGCCAGTGCAGACTGTCATACACATCCGTGATCTAGCGCATATCCAGAGTCTGGCCAGCGCCGACCTGCTATCTGGCAATGGCGGATCCGGCATCCTCAATGATCCGCCTCTTCAGCAGATGAAGTATGAGATTAGTGGTATGCCCATAGGGGATATCATCGAGATGGTTGCTGCGTTACTAACAAAGATCACGACCACCAACGATTTACAGCACGATGCAATGCAGCGCAATGttgctcatcaacaacaggcCAATCAGTCTGGGGACACCAGTGGCAGCTCGATCTCATCGTTGAACCATTCAGTTCTCGCTTTTCACGGCAAGAATGTCCCTGCGATCACCATTCTCAGCTACCTCTCGAGAATACACAAATACTGCCCCACTACCTACGAGGTTTTCCTCAGTCTGCTGGTATACTTCGATCGTATGACCGAACGTGTCAACGATATGGTCACGAAGAATGAGGAGAACCGACGGCAAACGCGGTCCCAGCAACCAAACGcaacttctcctcaagaCACCCCTATGCGCGGTGAGGGCATGGATGTGGACGAGAGTGACTCGGACCTGGcagatgacgacgatgaggaaaTGGCTGACTCAACTCGACCAAGCCGGACAAGCAGCCATAAGGGAGCTGCTACCCCTACTGAATACAGTGGTATTGCAGCGGCAACATACTTTGTTGTCGACAGTTTCAATATACACCGTCTCATCATCTCTGGTGTGACGTGTGCAAGCAAGTTCTTCTCAGATGTTTTCTACACCAATTCAAGATATGCCAAG GGTTGGTGGTCTGCCTTTGGATTGAACTAA